Within Xanthomonas oryzae pv. oryzae, the genomic segment ATTGAGTCTGTTGATCGCAGCCAGCCTGAGCGGTCTGGCCCTGCCGGCGCAGGCAGCCGACCCCGCTGCGGCGGCCACGCAGGCCAGCGCAGCGGCACGCTTCAAGGCCTTGTACACGCGCGAATGGCGCTGGCGGCAAGCCCAGGCGTCCGGCGCGGTGGATGAGGACAATCAGGCCACGCAGGAGCAGCAATCCGATCATCTGCCCAAGGTCGATGTCGCCACGCAGAATCTGCGCACGGCGTATTGGCAACAGGCGTTGACTGCACTGGATGCCATTCCGCAGGCGCAGTTGTCCGCCGAAGATCAGGTGAGTTACCAGGTGTATCGGCAACAGTTGCAGGTGTTGCTGGATCAGCAGCATTTTCGCGCCTGGGAAATGCCGTTCAACAGCGACTCGGCGTTCTGGAGCGATCTGGGGTTCAGCGCCGAGGCCAAGCTGCGCACGCGCGAGGATTACCAGCGTTATCTGAAGATGTTGGCCGACATCCCGCGCTATTTCACCGAACACACCGACAATATGCGCGCTGGGTTGACGCGCGGTTTCAGCCAGCCTCGGGTCACGATGACCGGTCGCGACCAATCCATCGCCGATGTGGCGCAGGCCAACGGTGAGGCCAATCCGTTCTACGCGCCGTTCAAGCAAATGCCGGCGACGCTGCCGGCCGATGTGCAGGCGCAACTGCGCCGGCAAGCGGTCAGGGCCATCGATACGCAGGTGGTGCCGGCGTACGCCAGGTTGCTGGACTTCATCCGCAATGAGTACCAGCCGCGTGCGCGCACAACGCTGGCCGCCGAAGCTTTGCCGGACGGGCAGGCGTATTACCGCGCGCAGATTCGCGAGTTCACCACGCTGGATTTGAGCCCCGATCAGATCCATCAGATCGGCTTGCAGGAAGTGGCCAAGCTCCGCAAGCAGATGGACCAGACCATCGCGGCCAGCGGCTTCAAGCCGCCGGCCGGCCAGGCGGTGTTTCCGGCGTTTCTGCATTTCCTGCGTACCGACCCGCAGTTCTACGCCAAGACCCCGGAAGAGTTGCTCAAGCAGGCGGCCTGGATCGCCAAGCGTGTGGACGCCAAGGTGGGCGATTACATCGGCCGGCTGCCGCGCCGACGTTTTGCGATCGAACCGGTGCCGCCGGAGCTGGCACCGTTCTACACCGGTGGCCGCGGTGGGCCGGGCATCTATTTGGTCAACACCTACAACCTGCCGTCGCGGCCGCTGTACAACCTCACCGCGCTGACCTTGCATGAGTCCTCGCCAGGCCACGCATTGCAGATGCCGCTGGCGGCAGAGGCGCAAGGCTTGCCGGAGTTCCGTCGTTACGGCTTTATCTCTGCCTACGGCGAGGGTTGGGCGCTGTATTCGGAGTATCTGGGCCAGGAAATGGGCATGTACGACACGCCCTACGACCGCTTCGGTTACCTGACGTACCAGATGTGGCGCGCCTGCCGGCTGGTGATCGATACCGGCATCCATCACAAGGGCTGGACACGCGAACAGGCCCAGGCCTACCTGCGCGACAACACCGCGTTGAGCGAGCACGAAGTGACCACCGAGGTGGACCGCTATATCGCCTGGCCGGGCCAGGCGCTGTCCTACTACCTGGGCGAGCTGAAAATGCTTGAGCTGCGCCACAAGGCAGAAACTGCACTCGGCGAGAGGTTCGACCTGCGTCACTTCCACGATGCGCTGCTGCAGACCGGTTCGGTGCCGTTGCCGGTGCTGGAAGCACGCATCGACCGCTTTATCGCCGATGGTGGCGTGTCGCCGTATCCAAATGACGACGCCGCAGATGCATCGGCAGAGGCGAACGCGTCTGCCAGCGACTGACACCTGCCGGCACATCATGGCTTTCCTGCAGTAACTGCGCTTTCCACTCTTCGGGGCGACGGATGACCACACACGCTGCAACCACGCAAGGCAAGTTCCACAAGCGGCTGAGTCTGACCGACCTGACCTTTATCGGGCTGGGTTCGATCTTCGGCTCCGGGTGGTTGTTTTCGGCCAGCCACGTGTCCTCGATTGCAGGGCCGGCCGGCATCGTGTCCTGGATCCTCGGCGGCATCGCGGTGCTGCTGCTCGGGCTGGTGTATTGCGAACTCGGTGCGGCGTTGCCGCGTGCGGGCGGGGTGGTGCGCTACCCGGAGTATTCGCATGGTGCCTTGCTCGGCGCGCTGACCGGCTTCATCACGCTGATCGCGTTTTCCAGCTTGATTGCGATCGAAGTGGAAGCGGCGCGGCAATACGCAGCAGCCTGGTTCCCGTGGTTGAGTCAAGCAAATAGTATGCACCCCAGCGTGTGGGGCTGGCTGGTGCAGTTGGCCTTGCTGGTGCTGTTTTTCCTGCTCAACTATTTCAGCGTCAAGACGTTCGCGTTGGCGAACAACATCGTCAGCATCTTCAAGTTTTTGGTGCCTATCCTGGTGATCGTACTGCTGATGCGGCATTTCAATGCAGATAATCTCACCGTGCATGGGGTCGCACCCTCGGGCATGGCCGGCGTGGAAGCGGCGATCTCGGCCGGCGGCATCATCTTCGCGTACCTGGGGCTGACCCCGATCGTGTCGGTGGCCAGCGAAGTACGCGATCCACAGCGCAATATTCCCATTGCGCTGATCCTTTCGGTGGCGCTGTCCACGGTGATTTACGTGCTGCTGCAGCTGGCGTTTCTGGGCAGCATTCCTGCCGGGCAACTCGCACAAGGTTGGACTGGCATCGACAAGGCCTTCTCGCTGCCGTACCACGACATCGCCTTGGCCTTGGGCATGGCGTGGCTGGCCACGCTGGTGATCTGCGACGCGGTAGTCTCGCCAAGCGGCACCGGCAATATCTACATGAATGCCACGCCGCGCGTGGTGTACGGCTGGGCGCGGAGCGGTGGGTTTTTGCCGGGCTTGACGCGGGTTCACCCGGTGTCGGGCATCCCACGTCCTGCGTTGTGGTTGAGCCTGGGCTTGTCGATCTTCTGGACGCTGCCGTTCCCTTCGTGGGAAACGCTGATTGGCGTGGTGTCGGCCGCCTTGGTGCTGAGCTACGCGGTGGCGCCGGTCGCGGTGGCGGCGTTGCGCCGCAGTGCGCCGGCGTTGCCACGGCCATTTTTCGTGCGCGGCCTGACGGTGTTGGGGCCGCTGTCGTTCATGGTGGCGGCGTTGATCGTGTATTGGTCCACCTGGCCGACCTTGTCGTGGCTGCTCGGCTTGCAGGTGCTCGCATTCGCGCTGTACGTGCTGTATCGCTTGCCCTCGCGTGAGGGGCGCACCCGCTTGTTGCGGCAGGTGTGCGCGTCGTTGTGGCTGATCGTGTTCTTCGTGCTGGTGATGCTGGTGTCGTGGGCCGGCACGTTTGGCGGACACGGCTGGATCGCGTACCCGTTCGATACGCTGAGCGTGGCAGCGATTGCGTTCTTCATTTACCACTGGGGCGCGCGCAGCGGGTTGCGCAGCGACGAGCTGGCGCTGGAGGAAGACGATGGTGAGTGATGCGCGCCGCAGCGCATCTGCGTTGTGCCGGTGGCGTGCGCTGGTTGCGTGCATCGTGGTGTGGTCGGGTGTGGCACAGGCTGCGCCTAGCGTTGCCGATTACCAACGCTCGCTGGGCCTTCGCGAACAGTGGATCACGCTGACAGAGAATGTCGCCTGGCCGGCGCAGTGGCAGGACGACGGCAGGTTCTATTACCGCAAGACAGTGCCGGGCGGCTTCGTATTCGTCAGTGCCGATGTGGCCACGCTGCAGAAGCAGCCGGCCTTCGATCAGGCACGGGTGGCACAGGGCCTGAGTGCAGCAACCGGTAAGACCTATGCGCCGCTGCGGCTGCCGTTCGAGCGGTTTTTTTTTTCAAAAGAGGGCGAACGCAGCGACGGTGCGATTATCTTTGCACTGGACGATGCGGCCTGGCGCTGCACGCTGACCACTTACCACTGCGCGCCCGATGCACGGCCGCAGGCGCAGTCACGTCCACGCGGTTTCGGCGTGGTGCGCGACCCGCTGGTGCCGGCCGACACCACGCCGTCTCGCTCGCCGGATGCCAGGTGGGAGGTGCTGGCCGATGGTTGGAACCTGATGCTGCGCCGTGTCGCCGATGGGCAGGTAACCCGGCTCAGTAGCGACGGCCGTGCCGATGATTATTTCGACCTGGAGAGTGTTGCCTGGTCGCCGGATTCGCAGCAGCTGGCGGTCTATCGCGTGCGCCCCGGGCTGGCCCGCCGTGTCACCCGCGTGGAGGCCGCACCGGCCGGTGGCGGACAACCGGTGGTGCACACCCAGCTATATCCCAAGCCAGGCGATGCGGTGGATGTGGAGCGGCCAGTGCTGTTCGCGCTGGACGGCACACGGCGCGATGTGGAAACGGACATGTTCGACAACCCGTATTCGCTGTCGCCGCTGCAGTGGCGCAGCGATGGGCGCAGTGTGGCGTTCGAGTACGTGCAACGCGGCTTCCAGCGTATGCGCGTGATTGCGGTGGATGCCCGCAGCGGGCGCGCGCATGTGGCAGTTGGCGAAGACGCCCGCACGTTCGTCTATGCCGACCGCAGTTTTCGCCACGACGTGGATGGGCGCGGCGATGAGGTGCTGTGGATTTCCGAACGCGATGGCTGG encodes:
- a CDS encoding DUF885 domain-containing protein; amino-acid sequence: MTKGSVLRASALSLLIAASLSGLALPAQAADPAAAATQASAAARFKALYTREWRWRQAQASGAVDEDNQATQEQQSDHLPKVDVATQNLRTAYWQQALTALDAIPQAQLSAEDQVSYQVYRQQLQVLLDQQHFRAWEMPFNSDSAFWSDLGFSAEAKLRTREDYQRYLKMLADIPRYFTEHTDNMRAGLTRGFSQPRVTMTGRDQSIADVAQANGEANPFYAPFKQMPATLPADVQAQLRRQAVRAIDTQVVPAYARLLDFIRNEYQPRARTTLAAEALPDGQAYYRAQIREFTTLDLSPDQIHQIGLQEVAKLRKQMDQTIAASGFKPPAGQAVFPAFLHFLRTDPQFYAKTPEELLKQAAWIAKRVDAKVGDYIGRLPRRRFAIEPVPPELAPFYTGGRGGPGIYLVNTYNLPSRPLYNLTALTLHESSPGHALQMPLAAEAQGLPEFRRYGFISAYGEGWALYSEYLGQEMGMYDTPYDRFGYLTYQMWRACRLVIDTGIHHKGWTREQAQAYLRDNTALSEHEVTTEVDRYIAWPGQALSYYLGELKMLELRHKAETALGERFDLRHFHDALLQTGSVPLPVLEARIDRFIADGGVSPYPNDDAADASAEANASASD
- a CDS encoding APC family permease, with amino-acid sequence MTTHAATTQGKFHKRLSLTDLTFIGLGSIFGSGWLFSASHVSSIAGPAGIVSWILGGIAVLLLGLVYCELGAALPRAGGVVRYPEYSHGALLGALTGFITLIAFSSLIAIEVEAARQYAAAWFPWLSQANSMHPSVWGWLVQLALLVLFFLLNYFSVKTFALANNIVSIFKFLVPILVIVLLMRHFNADNLTVHGVAPSGMAGVEAAISAGGIIFAYLGLTPIVSVASEVRDPQRNIPIALILSVALSTVIYVLLQLAFLGSIPAGQLAQGWTGIDKAFSLPYHDIALALGMAWLATLVICDAVVSPSGTGNIYMNATPRVVYGWARSGGFLPGLTRVHPVSGIPRPALWLSLGLSIFWTLPFPSWETLIGVVSAALVLSYAVAPVAVAALRRSAPALPRPFFVRGLTVLGPLSFMVAALIVYWSTWPTLSWLLGLQVLAFALYVLYRLPSREGRTRLLRQVCASLWLIVFFVLVMLVSWAGTFGGHGWIAYPFDTLSVAAIAFFIYHWGARSGLRSDELALEEDDGE